A section of the Acropora muricata isolate sample 2 chromosome 4, ASM3666990v1, whole genome shotgun sequence genome encodes:
- the LOC136915741 gene encoding uncharacterized protein, whose amino-acid sequence MSNQPTVTVTEASEDVTQRERSPAENAFCESFLIQSRSAIENLYASNVYHSQRHAKQVKDLERQKHYSMLRMSNNQKEMFKKMMQLHEKQGQIMEKKRNQRNQDVTKGSQRIRPRSTSSVEDHDSRMLRQRSGSVPFIELIDCDDASQSFSKSSQTIASDSYGLGASHPSGALSRSCDFLPSVGEKSSRSVFPELSASSPRRRSAGESLEDSNSAFITRIAVSPIDKPKLNLTFPPSGPKPEYRRRSLDPFVTRELGMPRGTQTAASPTKSTHTKWVPKSCRSFQGRGLPPS is encoded by the coding sequence ATGTCAAATCAACCGACTGTAACTGTCACAGAAGCGAGTGAGGATGTCACTCAGAGAGAACGCTCTCCAGCCGAGAATGCGTTTTGTGAGTCATTTCTTATTCAATCAAGGTCGGCCATTGAAAATCTGTACGCTTCAAACGTGTACCATAGTCAAAGGCACGCAAAACAAGTCAAGGATCTGGAAAGGCAAAAGCATTACAGCATGTTACGAATGAGCAATAACCAGAAAGAGATGTTTAAGAAAATGATGCAATTACACGAAAAGCAAGGTCAGataatggaaaagaaaagaaatcaacGAAATCAAGATGTAACGAAAGGTTCTCAGCGGATCAGGCCGCGTTCGACGTCATCAGTGGAGGATCATGATTCGCGCATGCTCAGGCAGAGATCTGGCTCTGTGCCTTTCATTGAGCTAATTGACTGTGATGACGCGAGTCAAAGCTTTTCCAAATCCTCACAGACTATCGCTTCAGATTCTTATGGTTTGGGTGCTAGTCATCCCTCTGGTGCATTATCACGATCTTGTGACTTTTTGCCATCTGTTGGCGAGAAAAGTAGTAGGAGTGTCTTTCCAGAATTGTCCGCATCCTCTCCGAGGAGAAGGTCAGCCGGAGAATCACTAGAAGACTCCAACTCAGCGTTTATAACCCGTATAGCTGTCTCACCTATTGATAAGCCAAAACTCAACTTAACCTTCCCACCCTCAGGCCCAAAACCTGAATATCGCCGCAGATCGCTTGATCCCTTTGTTACAAGAGAATTAGGCATGCCGCGAGGGACCCAAACTGCCGCATCGCCAACGAAAAGCACTCACACTAAGTGGGTTCCAAAGTCCTGTAGATCATTTCAAGGAAGAGGGCTTCCTCCCTCTTAA
- the LOC136915742 gene encoding uncharacterized protein, which produces MLESEEATPCSKSRDVVEAFDDSSAKYDFTTFLTTVYFIFLFWRFASIALYSVYATDCFLRAKLATLRCENFTRFPDPTKFEIAWQTTSAINGFIAIAILFKLPEFPGLQVVSTRLIRLARFWSFFFQLIVVLTYNVILIFHEHLFESAVIEVGFIFDEIAIWMVVCLWNFVPAPNNKSFDRCSGLVIAYYWTLVVFFLENFFLFLLMTSQAALDVTGIHEFESRSKGLQALGIVLNATEATFYFAVMKFMWNKLFECNPEAEDLLKKDTI; this is translated from the coding sequence ATGCTAGAAAGTGAAGAAGCAACGCCATGTAGCAAAAGTCGAGATGTCGTAGAAGCCTTTGATGATTCTTCAGCGAAGTACGATTTCACTACATTTCTAACGACAGTCTactttatttttctattttggaGATTTGCGAGCATTGCGTTATATTCAGTTTACGCTACGGACTGCTTCTTGAGGGCGAAGCTTGCTACATTACGATGTGAAAATTTTACACGGTTTCCAGATCCCACTAAATTCGAAATCGCATGGCAAACGACATCAGCTATAAACGGTTTCATCGCCATTGCAATTCTCTTTAAGCTGCCAGAGTTTCCAGGCCTGCAAGTTGTAAGTACTCGTCTAATCCGCCTCGCTCGATTTtggtcttttttctttcaattgatCGTTGTTTTAACTTACAACGTTATCCTCATCTTTCACGAGCACTTATTTGAAAGCGCGGTCATTGAAGTCGGTTTTATTTTCGACGAAATAGCAATTTGGATGGTGGTTTGCTTGTGGAATTTTGTACCCGCACCGAACAACAAGTCCTTCGACCGGTGTTCAGGGCTGGTTATCGCTTATTACTGGACACTTGTTGTGTTCTTCCTAGaaaactttttccttttcttactAATGACGTCTCAAGCAGCGTTGGATGTTACTGGAATTCATGAATTCGAAAGCAGATCCAAAGGTTTACAAGCATTGGGGATCGTTTTAAATGCAACCGAAGCGACATTTTATTTCGCGGTAATGAAGTTTATGTGGAATAAGCTCTTTGAATGTAACCCCGAAGCAGAAGACCTTTTGAAAAAAGAcaccatttga